A segment of the Elaeis guineensis isolate ETL-2024a chromosome 6, EG11, whole genome shotgun sequence genome:
TTTGCTCGGATGCAGCGGATGCAAGGTTTTCTTCTCTCAGGATGAAGACCTCTGGTCCCCCTCCCTCAGCACAATCTCCATTAGTATATCATCCCAAGTGTCTATTGATCCAGGCAAGCACCAATGAAGGCAGTCATTCTGGGGTCTCTTGCTGATATCAGGATGAAACTTCGAGTAAGGGCCTGGATGTCCGTCAGGCCTCAGCAGCGAAAGATGGTAAATGTCAAGGAGTTCCAGGCGCGTCCCATCCTCCAATCCAATTGCTGCCGCCTTCTCAAACGCCGCTATTTCCAGGCCTCGCATAACTTGGTCCACTGGATTGCCGCTAAACTCACCTTCTTTGTAAGGTTCTGTCCTGTTGCAAATCCCACCGTTGTACCACTCCCCATACTCGAAGTGGTCCGGTGTCCAAGTCCTAAAAACAACAAGTGGCTTGTGATCAGATGTGGTAATGAAGCGGAAAGCCAGTTCCAGGGCTTTTTGGTAAGCATAGTCCATCCCaagttcttttatttttttcccagGACAGTAGTGGCAGCCGATGATGGTGCTGTTCTCCCAGAAAATGGCTGTTTTGCGAAACCATTGTCCACCAGACATCACAATGTAGTCGTACTTATTATATTGGCTTGTCCATGCATTATCAAGGGCGTCAAGATGAAGCTGAATATCATATTGTGAGTGGCCTAAATATTTTATCTCAGCTTTTAGCAGGAAAGGAGCCGAGATAAATGCAAGAGTGAGGTTGTGGAAGGAGAAGTACCATGTCAGGGATTCAGATGTTTCATCATGATAGATCATAACAGCTTCTTCCACCTGAGAATCAAGATACATGTCAGTCACAGGCCTTTTGATGGAAAACTATGAgtgcatacttttttttttttttgaaaaaaaaggtaATTGACAAGCTGCAGCTTGAATTGTGAAAGTTTTAATTTTCCAAGCTCTATATATAACAAGCAAGGCCAACCATGTTCTAGTTTCCAGATTTTATAGCCAGTAAAACTAATTTGGCATTTGAAAATCTTCCTCAATCAGAACAATGGATGAATGTGAGAGGCACATGAAGAGATGAGGAATATGAAATATTTGGTCGTTGAAGATTTAGAGGAAAAAATGTCTCTTCATCTAAAGAGAAGACAGATCAAAACAGCCAACAAGAGGTAGCAGGGCCCCATTAGGCAAATCTAACAAATTTGATCTTCTAAATTAAAGTTTTACCTTGTCAAGGATGTTTTTTTGCAGCTTTTTTTAATAATCTGGAATAGCATAATATAACCAATCTCATACCCCCACTGTCAAGGGACCATGTTTGCAAAAGGCTTGCAGATATATCCATTTGACCAGACTCCTAACTTTATTCCAAAAGGGCAATCTCCATCATCCTTTGGTAAACAGATTAAGAGGTCTAAGAAGAGCAAGAGGACTCGGGTAGAAGTTTATCACTgcaaattctttttctaaaattatattccAAAAAAACTATAAAATCAATTTATTCAACAAAACTCATGGAATGCACCTGTGAAAGAAGGCAAAGTAATGACTCTATCTGGTTGAGGAAGATTGAATCACCAATGAATGCCCAAGATTTATTTCGCATGGCTTTCAAGAATTTCTCGGCATCAAATGGAGATAAGTCACAACCATAAGGTTTCCATTTCCAATAAAGGTACCCTGTATCAGGCCTTCCATTTGTCAAACAATCTCGAAATGGATTTATGAAACTGCAGCTTGAATTGGTGTAAAGCGGTCCTGAAGAATTTGGAATCCACTCCCCAGAGAATAGGTCACATTGTTCTGCAGTACCATTGATCCAGGTAATTTCAAGTAATTATCAGAACAATACATATTAAAAGATCTATATATAGAAAGGAGAAAGCAAAAGAAAGATAAGAAGTTTGATGAGACAGCAACCATATTGGAATCGTAGTCAGCTCACTTCTAATAAACCAAAGCAAATCCACTCTAGACTTACTCTGAGCTGATTGATGGTCAACCAGTGCAATGAATATTATCATGTTCCAGGATTGAACATGTATAAATATTGTACATGCATGTATTCATGTAGGCCTATCCAACTACCAGAATACCTTTTATATAGTATAAATTTCTTCTTATTAATTATTTCAGAAGTCAAAACATAAAACATTCGAAATTGTCTACCTTTTACAGAATCTCCTTTCCTACCATGCAGTGCCATTTCTGCAAGTCGAGTATATTGGCATCTGTCTTCTCACTGAAGGGTAATCTGAAACTGAGAAGAGATCCAGGTTCacgagaaaggaagaaaaaaggccATACACAGTACAGAACAAATTAAATACTGAAACAATAATTGCAATTCTATTTGAGTGTTTAAATTCAGTCATTTTTAGGGAAAAATGCTCTAAATAAATGAAGCAATTATATTAATCACAATCATATTTCAGTCAAATGGAGAACGTGGATGATTCTCAGACACTTtttactctaaaaaaaaaaaaatctaacacaTTGAACAATGCTCAACCGTGCACAACTAAGCAGTTGTGTTTGTGGACTACTTGAAGATGTCAGTAGGAAAGCCATATCACCAAAAAAAGATAACGAAGTTACTAATTTGTCAGTAAGAAAATTTCTCGGTTCTTATAATCAAGCAGTGCTAATTAGAAACACCGCAATTTTGGTCCAAAGAGGCTTAATAACGGATGTGATTTTACTCTTGCATATATTGCTATTAAAAGCTTGAATATGACCTTTTTTATAGAAGAAAGAAAGACAGAAGCCAGATAAGCCACAGTTCAGGACAATAAGAGGAGGCTAGTATAGAGCCTTTTTTTAAAGAAAGCAGTATTTTTCCCCATTCCGTTGATAGCGATGGTGGATGAGCACCAATCATTGTTtgcataaaatgataaaattgatGAAAGAATCACCCGTTCAAGCAATTAAGACAATACCCCCCAAGATCCTCTGAGCAGAAGAGAGGTGCAACCACTGGGCTATAGCTTTCTTTGCCCATATGAATTTATATGAAGTATCTTTTACAAGCTTACCATAATATTTGTGCAGATTGCTCATTCACCATCACCAGCCTCGCATGACCACATCACCAAAAACATTAGCAGAAAAGCGTTACTTAAAAACCCATAAATTTCGGGCATcgctttttctctcctctcaccCAGCATCTACATCCTTCCAagagccctctttttcaaaaacgcATACACAAAATATGCGATATAATCACTCGTTTGTTTACGAGGAGGATGAGAATAATCACCACCCTTTTTGACTTCTTAACTTGAGCTTTCAACCAACATTCCTTCTGGGAATCATACAGAGACTTCATTaagctttctttttcttcttatttttttctaaaagcaAAGATTCATTTGGGCCATTAAGCCAAAATTAGCCTCTTTTACCACCAAAACCTTGTTCACTTCAAATCTCTCCCACTGCACGTTATAAGCAAAACCAAACTCAAAAAACGCAAGATGCCACCAAGAAAATCTTCTTACCTCTCCTCAAGTTCCCACCTTTAGCTGCTGGTATCTCGGAGGCAGGGGAGCCAGAGAAGACGAATGAGCCGGTGGCACCCGAGAGGAGGAGGCGGTAGGAGAAGGCCAGGAGGAATGCTGAACCAAAGAACTTGAGGAGAAAGCGGCCAACCCTCTTCTGAGGGAAAGCGCTTGGCTCCCCGTCCGACTCCATACCCTTTGCCAGCTATTGCTATAGCTCTTTTCTGAGAGCACAGTGGAAGGAAGACGGAATGGAGGAGGAGGGAGGACTACAccgaagagagaggaggaggtgaTGTTTAAAAAGGGAAGGGAGGACTACCccgaaggagagagaggaggtggTGCTTTAAAAGGAAACACTGTTGTGGCTCCCAACCgtttctttttttcctccctGCACCCATGCACCTTTGGTAAACTTCCCCcacaaatttttatattataatggcattttttatttttttatttttttatcttttggaAGTTGAAATCGTACCCCGACGTGCTCTCAAAAATGACCTACATACGAAAGTTTGTCTTATGTCACACCGTATCAATTAtccttttgcaaaaaaaaaaaaatatatatatatatatatacatcattctaattttatttttaattttgaaaaaaaatattttttaaactaaaaaaGTCAATAATAAAGTTATTtagttgttgattttttttttttatgtttcaaaCTCATGATATCTGAATTATAACGAAACAATCTTACCATCGCATTAAATTAACAaatcatatataataataatttaattatataaataataaaaattaaaaacatctTATCATATTtcatacaaataaaaaaaatagatcacTAATCTTAACCAGTCATAGAATGGAATCCAAGCATGGCTACCATCTAATACCCGTTTGATATATCCATAATTCTAAACATATCAGGTGGACATTCTACGGTTTAATCTTGCATTTAAAATCATCATTATGAATCAAGCAAatgttagatttatatttttaatgtataAAACATATATacaattgataaaattatttaaaattgatgTCAACAGTCTCAATGTAAATTTTAGCTTGCATTTAGTTGCAGATTGAtaaatttctttctattttttcaaaaaaaaaattatattttttgagttGAACTTTTGCCTTTTAAAAAAAGAAGCTACATCACcgatatttgatgatgtcatacATAGGTTAAGGTATGTGCAGAAATAAATTAGACCACAAAAAAATATGTAGTAATGACATCTTACGTTGCTCTTTCACATTTTGATCTCATATAACAAATTAGAAAGTTTTATACAGATTcgattaaaattaaattacagTGGAGCAATCAGCCTGGTTGTTCTCCCTGCTATGGACCATCTCTCCAACACCAACATGTAGCTTCCAAAGTGTGACAGATAGAAATAACAGCAAGAAAATAGAAACGGACCAAACCATTCTACATTCCTACAAAATCCTTTGAACCATCAGGTTTTGTTAATTTCCCATTTTCATTTTGTAATCACCAACAATATTGATGCTGGACCCCAATCAGGATGAAAAAATCGGAAAATCAGCAACAGAAACAATCaattgaaaaaatatatatcaagttGTAACGAGTACTAATATATACCATACCTTACATCATTGGATTGACGATCCAACGTGGCAACTAGGGATTGGTGTGGCATGGTTTGAAGCCCATTCCACCAATCGCCAACGGCTACATTGAGCCAGTGACATGAGCGGTAGTGTTTGGTGAGATCATCGTATCGTAGTCTTTGACATACCACAAAAACTTGGGTGTAGAAAAGAAATAGGTGACCAATAGAATCATGTACTGATCCACTCATCCACCCTCACTGGCAAACAAGAGACTTACGAAGGCATGTTTTTTCTGGTTTTGATGGACCAATAAGAGGGGAGCTCTGAACGACAGATCTAATGCAGGGTGGGTATACCGTGATTCTCACGTCCACACATGGATATTCccgtcataggaagaagaataacTTCTGTACAAGTAAAAACTTTTCTGGAGTGTATTGTGGAAGAACTTCTCTACGATTAATTTATGAATACATAACTAAACTCATCAATCTCTGGATTGCAAATCGTGTTAAATATGCATGTGTAGAGATTACAATGCTTAGCTAGTTGTGAGGAAAAGTTAGACCGAGGGCTTGGTTGTTATTAATACAATTCAGCTAGTTGGAGTTATTTTAACGTATCGATATCTTTATTTCTTAAGTCCCTGAAAaccttttttctaaaataaatgaAACACTGGTTTCCAAGGAACGACAAATTAAGTTCAGGTCCACTGCATTAATAGATACTAATTAAATTGCCATTAACACAGCATGTGCTCAATAGAGGCCGATCAATGGGCTGCGACAATATGTTGGCTGCGGTTAAACATGTAACTTTGTTCACGCAGCCAGCTAGGAAGATCGAGCTCAGGATCATAAATTATGAGATCCCTGAAATTTATCTCTGTGTAGGAAAAATCTGCTTCACCACCATCTGAGTCTTGAATATATTTACCAACTCCCCTTAATCTATCTGTTTGCATCTTtcataaaaaagataaaagtaaAAAAGGGAAGCTAGCTTTCTTGGAGTGGGCCTAAGGAAGGATTAGTCCTGTCACTGAAGAATTGGATAACACTGTCAGCCACATACTACAACCATTCCAATATTGTCGTAAAACATTTCGTGTAACAAGTTAGAACAATTTAGTTTTACATCAGAATGCTCAATTCCATGTTGCATTAAAGGACAGTCTAGTTTCTTTATAAAACTAAAGTACTGTTGCTTGGCCAACTCAATATCTTAAACAAAGAAAAATTTATAATGTTACTTGAccttttttttgatttatcgATTTATCTAAGTCATAAAAGATTTTCAAATCTCGACCAAATTTTGTTCATTTTTCTATAGATTTTTTCACTGTATAGCCttctaaatttataaaattatataaatatcctcataaaattattatttatatatatatccttataaatttttcaaTTACATGTCTATCTATAAGGGCATTTCAGTTATTTTGATTTTAAGCCAATTATTTTTAACAGTATTACATGATatggatacatatatacatatataaaaaaaaaacatgtataacaagtattttatgagggtatatatgcaaataataatattatgacaatATTCACATAATTTTACATAAGTACAatggtatacatgcaaaaaatcctTAAATTAATTATGATAATGTATGTGAAATGTTTTCATAATAGCTAAACAATAAGGTTGTTGGCTGTGATATTTGTTCCCATGACATTGCTAACTTGTTCGTAAACTTTGAACTAAAAGGGGTGCAATTAACATTTTCAAACTATAATGTATAAATAagcaaatataccaatttcaattaTTCAATACCCTGCCTTTAGTTGGTCTTCATTTTCAATGATTTAGACCTCAAGTTTAATTTCTAagatattaaataatatatttatacttattgAAGCTTTAGACTTGgctatgaatataattttttgatagaatttgATCCACAACTAAACTGGTGGCCCAGCCCAACTACAAAGCAACGAAAATGTGTATATTGCACTCCTATCGATTTTGTCCGACTATGCCCGTGCTGCTCCATGGTCGGACTGATCCACCAGCTGATTGGTGGACTTAGTCCAACCAATAACCACTTTGGTTATCAATTCTTCTATCTTGAAAGTTGGCACTAGGTTAGAACCTCATGTCATCAATGGACGGCCTGGTTGTTTATGTCTCACACCATTTCAACCGTCCTCTTAAAgaacaaatatattttatttttttcgaagGAGAATATACCATcctaattttattttcagattttgaaaaatatatatataccttTAAAATTGtgaaagtaaataataaaattatcttaTTGTTAATTTTGTTTTTATATTTCAAACTCATGACATTTAGATTATAATGAGGCAACCTTACCATCATATCAAATTATCAAATCATATATAATAATCATTCAAttacataaataataaaaattaaaaacatccAATCAtactttatataaataaaaaattaggtcactGTCCTAAATAGACCATAGAATGGAATCCATGCATGGCTACCATCTAACACTTGCTTGATATATCCACAATTCTAAATATATCAAGTGGTGGTTCTCTATACAATACGATCTAATCCTGTATCTAAAACCATCCATCATGGATCAAGCAAATAGTGAGTTTATGTTTTtaacatataaaaatatatgccgCTGATAAAGTTATTTAAGATTGATGCCAATAGTCTCAAATTTTAGTTTGCATTTAATTATGGATtaataaattcttttttattttctaaaaaaataaatttatatttttttagttgaACTTTTTGTCTTTTGAAAAAAGGGttacatcatcaatatttaatgaTGTTGTGCATAGATTAGGGCATGTACaaagattgatgagatcacaaaAAAACATGTGGTGATGACATCTTATGTTGCTTTTAATTTCACGTCTTGACTTCATGtaagaaatcaaaaaattttgtatAGATTTGATTATAATTACTATGGAGCAACCAGTCTTATGGTTCTCCTTGCTATGGACCATCCCTCCAAGGCCAACGCGTTAGCTTCCAAATTGTGAGGGAAAGAAATAACAGCAAGAGACCAAGAAACGGATCACAAACCATCCTACATTTCTATAAGAACCTTTGAACCACCAGGTTTAgttttcattttcattttgtaATCGCCAATAATGTTGATGCTGGACCCAATTTCAGGATGGAAAAATGGGATCACGAGCGACAGAGAAACAATCAAGAGGCATCCAAAACACAAGTACTTGTTCTCTGTTGCTTCTATGCCTGGAACTACTTTCCATTTATTCAATCATGGACAAATATCCTTGGCCTGTTACAAAATATTATAGATCTCAGACTACTGATCAATGCTCAAAAGAAATAACTTCCAAAGCATGTGGCAAAATATGACTTGTCTCTCAGCAAACAGTTCCATGAAGAGCATGAGCTCTGTCATATGTTCAAGCTTGTGCTTCCACATTCTCACTTCCACACATGGATATTGCAATCATATGAGGAAGAACAACTTTTGTACAATTAAAAACTTTCCTTCAGTGTATTGTGGAAGAACTTCCTTACAACTAATTTATGAATCCATAAGTAAAGTCATCAATCACTGGATTGCAAATCGAgttatatttgcatgtgtagagaTTACAGTTGTTAACTAGCTATGGTGGAAGCAAATAAAAAATGCCTATTACATAAAGAAAACATTTGGCTTGACATCaaagaaaaatcttagaaaaatatctcCAATCTGGAAGGATGTATGTAGACATCTCAATGCTTTATGGAACTGTCTCTCATTCAAGCTTGGTGATGGATCCAAAATTCGTTTGTGGGAGGATCAATAGTGTGGTCCTTcacctcttatttttctctttgaTGATTTGTACCCCTTGGTTGTTAAGCAAAACTGCTCTGTGGCTTCACAATGGTCAAAGAGATCCTTGTGTTGGAGGATTAAAGTTAGACGGCCGCTATCTCTTCTCCAATATAAACAACTTTGTGTTCTCAAAATCTGTATAGCCAACAGCAAGCCGTCTAATTGTTGATGTCCCTTCTTGGAAGCTCACTACTAATGGGCTATTTACTGTGGATTCATTTTATGGCTTCATCAACAATGGGGGAATTGTATATTCATACTATAAAGTAATTTGGAAAGCTGCTATACCTGAAAAGGTTAGGATGTTCTTGTGGCTTGCGCTTAAAAATAGACTCCATACTGCTGAATTTTGGTAAAAAAAGGGTGGCAGGTAACTCCAGATGTGTTCTATGTGGATCTAACTCTAAAACCGTCTCCCATCTCCTTACTAGGTTCTCCTTGGTGCGCGGGATCTGGACGGACCCGGTCGTCCTTCATTGAGATCTGGACGGACCCGGTCGTCCTTCATTTTTACATGATTTATGGATTGTTTGAAGGACAAGAAAATTTAATGTCTCAATTAGAAAAGCTGCCGATCAACTCCTCACCGCTACTTGTTGGGAAGTTTGGAAAGAGCGTAATGCGAGAACCTTTAGGAAGTTACATTGCTCTAAGTTTGCAGTACTTTGGAAGATTCTCCAATGTTTTCATAGTTGGTTCTACATTTGCAGATCAAGAATTCAAAATAGCCATGAAATATTTTGGAGAATGCTTCAACCGTTGCTTCAGCAGTCGGTAGATTCGCTTTGAGTATCGACTATCTTATTGTCTTGCTGTCTCTTGAAGGATCCACATTTCATGATGTCTCATAGAAGCATTGGACGTGGGAGTTGCTGAGCTCTATTTTCAGAGCATGTTCTCCTCTGTTTTGTTGTTCTTTGTTTTCTTTGCTAGGACAGTCTCTGCTCCTCAATTATTTTTTGTTCCTCTACTGCTGtatattcttatatttttcaTCTTTTATTGCACCATATTTTTTCATGCAATAAAGCTCAGGTGACTAAGGCTCGGTTGTCAATACAGTGCAGCTAGTTGAAGTTGTTTTAACGTATCCATATATTTATCTTACTACATGTGCACTTGAGAGCAATACTCGCAATCATCCAAGTTTTATCGTGTTTCTCCTGAAACACCGGTTTCTAAGCAACGACAAATTTCAGGTCCGCTGCATTAATTGATACTAAATTGCCATTCACACAGCATGTGCTCAGTGGAGGCTGATCAATTTTCTACCAAACAAATGGAGGCTGATCAATGAGATGGGACAACAAGTTTGCTGTGGAAAGGATGGTAGGTACCAAAGATGACAAAAGCAATGCAACTAAAAATGTAACTTTGTCCACACAGCCAGCGAGGAAGAGCTCGGGAAAAATTATGAGATCCCTAAAATTTATGTCGGTGTAGGAAAAAAAAATCTGCTTTACCACTATTTGAGACTTGGATGTAGATACCAACTCCTCTAAATCTGTTGCatcttccaccaaaaaaaaaaaaaggtgggggggggggggtgggggtgggaAGCTACCTTGCTTGGGGGCTTGCTAAGGACAGATTGATCGTCTCTGGAGAATTGGATAGCATTGGCAGTCACATGCTACAACCATCCCAATATTGTCACACTTCATACAAAAAGTTAAAACAATTTAGTTTTACATCAAAATGTTTAGTTGCATGTTACATTAAAGCATAGTCCAGTTTCTCCGTACAATTATGTTGCTTAAACAACTtaacattaaacaaaaaaaaagtgaTTATGTtacctgatttttttttgatttatcaatTTACCCAAGTCATAAAAGATTTCCAAGTCTCAGCCGGATTTTAGtcatttttcaataaattttttcaatatatagtctcctaaatttataaaattaaataaatatcttcataaaattactatttatatatatgtatttataaatttttcttttgcaTATCTATCTGTAAGGATAtttcaattattttaattttaaattatttatttttaatggtgTTTGCATGGTATTGATGCAtggtgcaaaaagaaaaaaaaaaaagattgcatATACAATAAGTGTTTTATGTGAGTATATATGCAAATAGCAATATTATGAAGATATTCATATAATTTTACATACGTAGGAtggtatatatataaaaaaattttagttagttatatataataataaataagtataattttataatccAAATAGCTAAATAATGAGATTGTTGGTTGTAACATTTATTGACCCGGTATTGATAACTTGATCATAAACTTTGAACTAAAAGAGGTACGGTTTATATTTTCAAACTATAATCtataaataagtaaatatttttattttaattattcaaTATCTTGCTTTTAGTTGGTCTTCATTTTAAATGGATTAGGCCAGAAGATCACTGTTGAGAGATGGAAAAATTATATCCTCATCTCTTTCTATATATAGACCCCATTCATCATGCATTTGTCTCCCTGATTGGTCCATAGGAAGAAGATGAGTTGATTGACATGGTGCATATGATGTAGGATATAATTTATTAGAGTATAAGGCTATAGGGATCCCATCTTAAGAGTTGGAGCAACTTAGCATGTCTCAGATTCTGGAGCAAGGGAAATTTGGCTTTTTGCCATACATAAACGGGTTTCCTTTCTCACTTTCTCTTTTAATGTTTTTGAAATTTCTTCTTCTATCTTCGAATATTCTGTCTGGATTTCTTTTCAACTTTTAGTACAAAAGTATGGATTATTTTAATCATTCTTTAACATATAAGTAGAATTGTGACCTTTTCTTCTACGATCGTAATACGAGGGAGACGAAAGTATGGATTATTATAATAGTTGTTTAACATACAAGTATAACTGGAGTATTTTCTTCTACGATCATCATGCAAGGGAGACGGAATCTGGGCGGCTGCGATTCTGGTTAGAAAATAGAAAACAGAATGtcacattttcttttatttttattttatattttatattttatattttttttgggtagaGAAAGGCTGCAAGCCTACAACTAGTCACATGATCCACGTTGGAGATTCTCTATTAAAGCTATTATTGTGAAATGAAGCTATGGTTTGCAATCTATGCATCTTTGTTGTCCAGCAGGCAGTAGATTACAGAACATCTTAATGG
Coding sequences within it:
- the LOC105047787 gene encoding protein trichome birefringence-like 26; translated protein: MESDGEPSAFPQKRVGRFLLKFFGSAFLLAFSYRLLLSGATGSFVFSGSPASEIPAAKGGNLRRDRCQYTRLAEMALHGRKGDSVKEQCDLFSGEWIPNSSGPLYTNSSCSFINPFRDCLTNGRPDTGYLYWKWKPYGCDLSPFDAEKFLKAMRNKSWAFIGDSIFLNQIESLLCLLSQVEEAVMIYHDETSESLTWYFSFHNLTLAFISAPFLLKAEIKYLGHSQYDIQLHLDALDNAWTSQYNKYDYIVMSGGQWFRKTAIFWENSTIIGCHYCPGKKIKELGMDYAYQKALELAFRFITTSDHKPLVVFRTWTPDHFEYGEWYNGGICNRTEPYKEGEFSGNPVDQVMRGLEIAAFEKAAAIGLEDGTRLELLDIYHLSLLRPDGHPGPYSKFHPDISKRPQNDCLHWCLPGSIDTWDDILMEIVLREGDQRSSS